A part of Scophthalmus maximus strain ysfricsl-2021 chromosome 20, ASM2237912v1, whole genome shotgun sequence genomic DNA contains:
- the surf2 gene encoding surfeit locus protein 2, translating into MDELPSDLKAFLLNHPFLQLTDGKKIKCTLNGHEFPCSLAELQKFTQGKKYEKLSAAADFSYSQYEPHVVPSTKQPNQLFCKLTLRHLNRQPHHVLRHVNGKRFKKALSKYEECTRQGIEFVPARLKQKRPKDFGEEASRGRTPKHGRNILEPQHSSSDEDHSDSEDSMSDLYPSTVFTIKNTAEESMEGDGAVEEDDFQTDEDEGMEVDKQVVQKRKKVQGPGFQKKFRNNQCKSGRKNQGKVRNAK; encoded by the exons atggaTGAACTACCGTCGGACCTCAAGGCGTTTCTCCTCAACCACCCGTTTCTTCAGCTCACAGACGGCAAGAAG ATCAAATGCACGCTGAACGGCCACGAGTTCCCGTGCAGCCTGGCGGAGCTGCAGAAGTTCACCCAGGGGAAGAAATACGAGAAACTGAGCGCAGCCGCAGACTTCAGCTACAGCCAGTACGAGCCGCACGTCGtgcccagcaccaaacaacc caaccAGCTCTTCTGTAAACTGACACTCAGACATCTCAACCGGCAGCCGCACCACGTCCTCAGACATGTCAACGGGAAACGCTTCAAGAAGGCCCTCTCCAAAT ATGAAGAATGCACGCGGCAGGGAATTGAATTTGTTCCGGCCAGACTCAAACAGAAGAGGCCCAAAGACTTCGGAGAGGAGGCCAGTCGGGGTAGGACCCCAAAACACGGGCGCAACATTTTGGAACCGCAACACTCTTCCAGTGACGAGGACCACAGCGACTCCGAAGACAGCATGAGTGACCTCTATCCAT CAACTGTTTTCACCATAAAAAACACGGCAGAAGAAAGTATGGAGGGTGATGGGGCTGTGGAAGAAGACGACTTCCAAACGGATGAAGACGAGGGAATGGAGGTGGACAAGCAGGTGGTGCAGAAACGCAAAAAG GTCCAGGGCCCTGGTTTTCAGAAGAAATTTAGAAATAATCAGTGTAAATCAGGACGGAAGAACCAGGGGAAAGTGCGAAATGCAAAGTAA
- the bbln gene encoding UPF0184 protein C9orf16 homolog: MMSGPNGDPDITMDDGIINDEDEFGDEEYVAINSMLDQINSYLDGIEERNDSLNGKLHELLESNRQARQEFRAQAQLSTQTQEEQQHPTDGKEQQDEDDGGSQMGDKSE, encoded by the exons ATGATGTCCGGACCAAACGGAGACCCGGACATCACCATGGACGACGGGATCATAAACGACGAGGACGAGTTCGGCGACGAAG AGTACGTCGCCATCAACTCCATGCTGGATCAGATCAACTCCTACCTCGACGGCATCGAGGAGCGCAACGACTCGCTCAACGGCAAACTCCACGAGCTGCTGGAGTCGAACCGACAAGCCCGGCAGGAGTTCAGGGCCCAGGCTCAGCTCAGCACCCAGAcccaggaggagcagcagcatcccACAGACGGCAAGGAGCAGCAGGATGAAGACGATGGGGGCTCGCAAATGGGCGACAAGAGCGAGTAG
- the ciz1a gene encoding cdkn1a interacting zinc finger protein 1a — protein MFNPHIHQQQQQQQQQQQQFQQHLRQLQQLFQQQPPPPPPPQPPPGHHVAHHHHQTQRALPGPPQTANSARMVNLCQATQTTILAPNPMLQGALLMQQMQGNAMRNFGMGGQQFRQFFTAGSRSSLLGPVPMGMAINSPIMGFPAARSFHPHARYYNNNNNNTNNSIPTTAPSSFSSSTITDVVARQPDRKHDSEQVAAGSTTEEPAEKTESVAGVDGPTQILEGDLDEPAVKKQRIEGPEIITIADAEAEVLTSVSNGNTLERRSEDCAILGEGGSTGESDVVEMLEESRAEEMHSCLSAPSPSGRLSEDDQQVNLPPEEMLQGKDDSLGSAGDQEEGEEGVAEGANKFYCYLCSITCHNQQNFRSHMNSVSHQQRMMEIQHMSNACLVTLLPRVQESLQGANKDGEKKADLKHWCATCHTHFTSSIMDHRRTEEHKLASRAAISSCTVCKKHFRTAQIFVEHLQSQEHKQKMEKLQEKDGCEALAKLTAMDTDGFSLEEEEEEEEGSEVEERQRSDGDQDCSEKQDGCSAVKEVTLKNMTSDEQYDPDTVYGSNFLVPVAGFICRLCNKFYHFESSSLHTHCKSLMHFENLKRHRASHSQKGKAAESSRECLLATDGLRPVTESTTDLSEENSLSDDTGAVINVNSMQPKIALARLEMQTEDRQRENESEPNPASQDACTTSATCAGSTDQDLGLRSQEEETPSQASVLQESPAELPAGGREEPDSEPAAAVEDANEEEEEEGEAPVRPGKKNSTRKEKSTAKRRSGRAASRR, from the exons ATGTTCAATCCGCacatccatcagcagcagcagcagcagcagcaacagcagcagcagtttcaaCAGCACCTCCGGCAGCTACAGCAACTtttccagcagcagcccccGCCTCCCCCGCCGCCGCAGCCGCCTCCGGGTCATCATGTcgcccatcaccaccaccagacGCAGCG AGCCCTCCCTGGGCCTCCCCAGACAGCCAATTCTGCCAGGATGGTCAACCTGTGCCAGGCGACCCAGACTACCATCCTCGCCCCCAATCCCATGCTGCAGGGGGCCCTACTGATGCAGCAGATGCAGG GTAATGCTATGCGGAACTTTGGGATGGGTGGGCAGCAGTTCCGTCAGTTCTTCACAGCTGGGTCCAGGTCGTCTCTGCTGGGGCCGGTTCCCATGGGCATGGCCATCAACTCCCCCATCATGGGTTTCCCAGCTGCACGATCATTTCATCCACACGCTcgctactacaacaacaacaacaacaacaccaacaacagcaTCCCCACTAcagccccttcctccttctcttcatccaCCATCACA GACGTCGTGGCTCGCCAGCCAGACAGGAAGCATGACAGCGAGCAGGTGGCAGCAGGGAGCACAACCGAGGAACCGGCTGAAAAGACTGAATCAG TGGCAGGAGTAGACGGGCCTACACAGATTTTGGAGGGGGATCTTGACGAACCTGCAGTGAAAAAGCAGAGGATAGAGGG gccAGAGATAATCACTATTGCAGATGCTGAGGCAGAGGTTCTTACTTCAGTTTCTAACGGCAACACATTGGAGAGACGTTCTGAAG ATTGCGCCATTCTGGGAGAAGGAGGTTCTACGGGGGAATCGGATGTTGTCGAGATGCTGGAGGAGAGCAGAGCTGAAGAG ATGCACAGCTGCTTGTCTGCCCCGTCACCGTCTGGCAGGCTGAGTGAAGATGACCAGCAGGTTAATTTACCCCCGGAGGAGATGCTGCAGGGAAAAGATGACTCCTTGGGTTCAGCAGGCGACcaggaagaaggggaggaaggtGTCGCGGAGGGCGCCAACAAGTTCTACTGCTACCTCTGCAGCATTACCTGCCACAACCAGCAA aactTCAGGAGTCACATGAACAGCGTCTCCCACCAGCAGAGGATGATGGAGATCCAACACATGAGCAACGCCTGTCTGGTCACACTGCTGCCACGAGTGCAGGAGTCTCTACAGGGAGCAAACAAAGATGG GGAGAAAAAAGCCGACTTGAAGCATTGGTGTGCCACCTGTCACACCCACTTCACCAGCAGCATCATGGACCACCGTCGCACCGAGGAGCACAAA CTTGCCAGTAGAGCAGCCATCTCCTCCTGCACGGTCTGCAAGAAACACTTCAGGACCGCTCAGATTTTTGTGGAGCACTTGCAGTCCCAGGAGCATAAACAGAAAATGGAGAAG CTGCAGGAAAAGGATGGCTGTGAGGCCTTGGCCAAGCTGACTGCCATGGACACGGACGGCTTTTcattggaggaggaagaggaggaggaggagggcagtgaggtggaagagagacagaggagtgaTGGAGACCAAGATTGTTCTGAGAAACAG GATGGCTGCTCCGCCGTTAAAGAGGTGACTCTGAAGAACATGACCAGTGACGAGCAGTATGACCCAGACACGGTCTACG GGTCCAATTTCTTGGTTCCAGTCGCAGGTTTTATTTGCAGACTCTGCAACAAGTTTTACCACTTTGAATCCTCTTCCCTACACACCCACTGCAAGTCACTGATGCACTTCGAGAACCtcaag CGGCACAGAGCGTCACACAGTCAAAAGGGCAAAGCTGCAGAATCTTCCAGAGAATGTCTCCTAGCAACAGACGGCCTCAGGCCCGTTACAGAAAGCACCACAGACTTGTCAGAAGAGAATTCCCTCTCCGATGACACAGGTGCAGTGATAAACGTGAACTCCATGCAGCCCAAAATTGCACTTGCTCGATTGGAAATGCAGACGGAAGACCGGCAACGTGAGAATGAATCGGAACCCAATCCGGCTTCGCAGGACGCCTGCACCACCTCCGCGACCTGCGCCGGCAGCACAGACCAAGACCTTGGCCTACGCAGCCAAGAGGAAGAGACCCCATCCCAGGCATCTGTACTCCAGGAGAGTCCCGCTGAGCTTCCCGCCGGCGGCAGAGAGGAGCCGGACTCCGAGCCGGCAGCTGCTGTTGAGGATGctaatgaagaggaggaggaggagggggaagctCCTGTGCGCCCGGGGAAAAAGAACAGcacaaggaaggaaaaaagcACAGCCAAACGCAGGTCAGGGAGGGCCGCAAGCAGGCGCTGA